From one Triticum urartu cultivar G1812 unplaced genomic scaffold, Tu2.1 TuUngrouped_contig_160, whole genome shotgun sequence genomic stretch:
- the LOC125526730 gene encoding uncharacterized protein LOC125526730 codes for MQPPSCELHRSNLLVHAQPHLPSNVRPERRSHPTTATAVTGKRPEQRGSRAYVAHGAPGRVHLPTPDAGEPHARAHGAPAPIRAIPRARCCRSPNPGVAPAPHTPDRAPLPHTRAPNHHPTRELCPPPPRAPWPHPSDATTPPAMLPFCSSAAPTPCSPLCPVTAGARALRRVEAGALRPFAADPLVAQAVPDRPLFSDSAIVSPYATAPDDIVRGFASAAELPDPLWRAGVDPPLMPVDLAADAVVGAVTDDAAQQALMDAEMPTTFPADATGVEESVARFIDKLSKQIFQAEDALTEGYDKLRLSAYDALGAYRKAIRGVAGGITSSVAATKKQAAGGVPDVPGAFEDKVAGAGAVAADVLRKAIVVAEDSLGSATTSLVYYYGSAKSSLPPNVKDLLNSSEEKASIVLRPIGSALQQVYIIIEGIGKNVGLNPSDPIVQLAVLLGGSTTIGISYWLFAYGGYSGDLSPESTLELLKSDGKAVLVDVRPEDLRVKDGIPDLRRAARSKYASVASPEIKGPTKKLLKGGNEVDDALVAVVIRNLKLVKGDSKVIIMDANGTRSKSIARLLKKLGVQQPYLVKGGFQSWAKNLRVKELKPETALTVINEDAEEILEGIKPTPTLVFGSLLGLSAVTYALLEWETTLQYIGVLSLGLTIYLRFSTYEGSEDFLQDLKLLLSPLRVGAEAFSWAAKKLEPNKIGLATSPSTTAVQDRVLKAAAKHESKPSDAEESTKTDSFASEA; via the exons CCACACCTACCGTCGAACGTCAGACCGGAACGGCGGAGCCACCCAACAACAGCGACCGCGGTGACCGGAAAACGACCGGAGCAACGAGGGAGCCGAGCGTATGTGGCACACGGCGCGCCGGGACGGGTCCACCTCCCAACCCCCGACGCCGGCGAGCCACACGCCCGCGCGCACGGTGCCCCAGCACCAATCCGCGCAATCCCGCGCGCACGATGCTGCAGATCACCGAATCCCGGCGTCGCACCGGCTCCACACACCCCGGATCGAGCGCCTCTTCCACACACGCGCGCGCCCAACCACCACCCCACTCGTGAACTGTGCCCGCCCCCGCCCCGCGCGCCATGGCCACACCCGTCTGATGCCACCACCCCTCCCGCCATGCTGCCCTTCTGCTCCTCCGCCGCGCCCACCCCATGCTCCCCGCTCTGCCCGGTGACCGCCGGCGCGCGGGCGCTGCGGAGGGTCGAGGCCGGCGCGCTCAGGCCCTTCGCCGCCGACCCGCTCGTCGCGCAGGCGGTGCCTGACCGCCCGCTCTTCTCCGACTCCGCCATCGTCTCCCCCTACGCCACCGCGCCGGACGACATCGTGCGGGGGTTCGCCTCCGCCGCCGAGCTGCCCGACCCCCTCTGGCGCGCTGGGGTTGACCCGCCGCTGATGCCCGTCGACCTGGCCGCGGACGCTGTGGTCGGCGCGGTCACCGACGATGCCGCGCAGCAGGCCCTGATGGACGCGGAGATGCCCACCACGTTCCCGGCCGACGCCACCGGCGTCGAGGAGTCCGTGGCCAGGTTCATCGACAAGCTCAGCAAGCAGATATTCCAGGCGGAGGACGCGCTCACCGAAGGCTACGACAAGCTCAGGCTGTCGGCGTACGACGCTCTCGGGGCCTACAGGAAGGCGATAAGGGGCGTCGCTGGTGGCATCACCTCCTCGGTGGCTGCCACCAAGAAGCAGGCCGCCGGTGGGGTCCCGGACGTTCCCGGTGCATTTGAAGATAAGGTGGCCGGAGCTGGCGCCGTGGCGGCTGATGTTCTTAGGAAGGCAATTGTTGTTGCAGAGGATTCACTGGGCAGTGCAACCACGTCCCTCGTATACTACTATGGCTCGGCCAAGTCGTCGTTGCCACCAAATGTCAAAGATTTGCTGAACTCATCCGAGGAGAAAGCTAGCATAGTATTGCGACCAATTGGAAGTGCCCTTCAACAG GTATACATTATCATCGAAGGCATCGGAAAGAATGTTGGTTTGAACCCAAGTGACCCAATTGTTCAATTAGCAGTTTTGCTTGGAGGTTCAACAACAATAGG GATATCTTACTGGCTCTTCGCATATGGTGGTTATTCTGGAGACTTGTCACCTGAATCGACATTGGAGTTATTGAAAAGTGATGGCAAAGCCGTACTTGTTGATGTTCGGCCTGAG GACTTGAGGGTGAAAGATGGAATTCCTGACCTACGCCGTGCAGCTAGATCTAAATATGCAAGTGTTGCTTCGCCTGAG ATCAAAGGTCCAACAAAGAAGCTACTTAAAGGTGGAAATGAAGTTGATGATGCTTTGGTTGCAGTTGTAATCCGCAACTTGAAGTTGGTTAAG GGTGATTCAAAGGTCATCATTATGGATGCTAATGGAACCCGATCAAAGTCCATTGCTAGGCTACTGAAGAAGCTTGGTGTGCAG CAACCTTACCTGGTTAAAGGTGGTTTCCAATCTTGGGCAAAGAATCTTCGTGTGAAAGAACTGAAACCTGAGACTGCATTGACAGTAATAAATGAG GATGCCGAGGAAATCCTAGAAGGCATAAAGCCCACCCCTACACTTGTCTTTGGATCTCTTCTG GGCCTCTCAGCAGTGACTTATGCTTTGCTAG AATGGGAGACGACTTTGCAGTACATCGGTGTTCTTAGTCTTGGGTTG ACAATCTACCTGCGGTTCTCTACGTACGAGGGTTCGGAGGATTTTCTGCAAGACCTAAA GCTGTTGCTGTCCCCACTAAGAGTGGGCGCGGAAGCGTTCTCGTGGGCAGCTAAGAAGCTAGAGCCGAACAAGATTGGCCTGGCGACGTCCCCCTCCACGACGGCGGTGCAGGACCGAGTTCTCAAAGCGGCAGCGAAGCACGAATCGAAGCCGTCTGATGCGGAGGAGTCCACCAAGACAGACAGTTTTGCCTCCGAAGCATGA